Proteins found in one Quercus robur chromosome 2, dhQueRobu3.1, whole genome shotgun sequence genomic segment:
- the LOC126708319 gene encoding zinc transporter 4, chloroplastic-like: MSFIEDLWSLLCLEGFRTKLQTLPDSIFSTVSESMSSASCKDGELENCRDESTALILKLVAIASILIAGVVGIAIPLVGRNRRFLRTDGNVFVAAKAFAAGVILATGFVHMLSGGSEALSDPCLPEYPWSKFPFSGFFAMVASLVTLFVDFVGTQYYERKRRVIEEKIRVGSEDPGLESGIVTGLDGNGGKVFGEEEGGGIHIVGMHAHAAHHRHSHPHGQDACDGYVSDHGHGHGNGHGHGHGHSHGIDDDDDEEDGGVRHVVVSQVLELGIVSHSVIIGLSLGVSQSPCTIRPLIAALSFHQFFEGFALGGCISQAQFKNLSATVMACFFALTTPAGIAVGIGIASFYNPYSVGALVTEGILDSMSAGILVYMALVDLIAADFLSKRMSCNFRLQLVSYFTLFLGAGLMSSLAIWA, from the exons ATGTCATTCATTGAG GATCTCTGGTCTCTGCTCTGTCTCGAAGGGTTCAGAACAAAACTTCAGACTTTGCCAG ACTCGATCTTTAGCACAGTTTCGGAATCTATGTCGAGCGCGAGCTGTAAAGATGGCGAGTTAGAGAATTGCCGAGACGAGTCAACGGCTTTGATTCTCAAACTCGTGGCCATAGCTTCGATTTTGATTGCTGGAGTGGTTGGAATCGCGATTCCACTCGTGGGAAGGAACCGCCGATTCCTTCGTACCGACGGAAATGTGTTTGTTGCGGCGAAAGCTTTCGCTGCCGGTGTAATTCTCGCAACCGGGTTTGTCCACATGCTGTCGGGCGGGTCGGAGGCGCTATCCGACCCGTGTTTGCCCGAGTACCCGTGGTCCAAGTTTccattttctgggttttttgcCATGGTGGCTTCGCTGGTGACCCTATTCGTTGACTTTGTTGGGACCCAGTATTATGAAAGGAAACGGAGAGTAATTGAGGAAAAGATCAGGGTCGGGTCGGAGGACCCGGGTTTGGAGAGTGGGATTGTGACGGGTTTGGATGGGAATGGTGGGAAAGTGtttggagaagaagaaggtggtgGAATCCATATTGTGGGGATGCATGCACATGCGGCGCACCATAGACATTCTCATCCACATGGACAGGATGCATGTGATGGGTACGTGAGTGATCATGGACATGGACATGGGAATGGGCATGGGCATGGGCATGGGCATTCTCATGggattgatgatgatgatgatgaggaggatGGGGGTGTTAGACACGTCGTTGTTTCACAG GTTTTGGAACTTGGGATTGTATCACATTCAGTTATCATTGGACTATCACTAGGAGTTTCACAAAGTCCATGTACTATAAGACCCTTAATTGCAGCATTATCCTTCCATCAATTCTTTGAAGGATTTGCACTTGGAGGTTGCATCTCCCAAGCCCAGTTTAAAAATCTATCAGCAACAGTGATGGCATGCTTTTTTGCCTTGACAACCCCAGCAGGGATTGCTGTTGGGATTGGCATTGCTTCATTCTACAACCCGTACAGTGTTGGCGCTCTGGTTACTGAAGGCATCTTGGATTCAATGTCAGCTGGCATTTTGGTTTACATGGCTTTGGTGGACTTAATTGCTGCTGATTTCTTGAGTAAGAGGATGAGCTGCAACTTTAGACTGCAACTAGTATCTTATTTTACACTCTTCCTTGGGGCTGGATTGATGTCTTCATTAGCAATTTGGGCCtga